A genomic window from Solanum stenotomum isolate F172 chromosome 10, ASM1918654v1, whole genome shotgun sequence includes:
- the LOC125842715 gene encoding uncharacterized protein LOC125842715, whose product MVRTRTSASGDQDPIPAPASGSTIRGRGRGRGRGRGRGRGRIAAPVEGQVPIATQGRDRTVRPDTDVIHGDVQDHVEGDGPAQAPPSIIATPVLQDTLARMLGLLEGMAQAGTLPVASDASQTHVGGQTPDPMVAPDSQTPRTQPAAAVAPRLDSMEYPGIASHLANRPSMTIDEQKMFGRLRLMNPLTYTGDLTEDAYEFIVSCHERLHNLGLVESHGVDYTAFQMTGSAKQ is encoded by the coding sequence ATGGTGAGGACTCGTACATCTGCAAGTGGTGATCAGGACCCTATTCCTGCGCCTGCTTCTGGGAGCACTATCCGAGGTAGAGGCAGAGGACGAGGTCGAGGTCGAGGTCGGGGTAGGGGTCGTATTGCAGCACCTGTTGAAGGGCAAGTACCAATAGCTACCCAGGGCCGTGATAGGACAGTACGTCCTGATACAGATGTTATTCATGGGGATGTGCAGGATCATGTCGAGGGGGATGGACCAGCTCAGGCTCCACCCAGCATTATTGCCACCCCAGTGCTTCAAGATACCTTGGCTCGTATGTTAGGACTTCTAGAGGGGATGGCTCAGGCGGGAACTTTGCCTGTCGCCTCTGATGCTTCACAAACCCATGTTGGAGGTCAGACTCCAGATCCGATGGTTGCTCCAGATTCTCAAACTCCCAGGACCCAACCAGCTGCTGCTGTAGCTCCCCGTTTAGATAGTATGGAATATCCAGGTATTGCATCACACTTGGCGAACAGGCCTTCCATGACCATTGATGAACAAAAGATGTTTGGGAGGTTGAGACTAATGAATCCTCTTACGTATACTGGTGACTTAACTGAGGATGCATATGAATTTATAGTTAGTTGTCATGAGAGGTTGCATAATCTTGGATTAGTGGAGTCTCATGGAGTTGACTACACAGCGTTTCAGATGACTGGCTCAGCCAAGCAGTGA